The DNA region CCAGAGATTTGAGATTATTGACAATTTGCTGCTGATGTGCATCCAAGTTCAATTGACTGACGCGTTGCAGCACGTCAGCAGGGCGTCCCCGCAAATCGAACAAAAACAGCGCTCGTTCTCGCTGATCTGGGGAGAGGGGCAAGGTTTCTAGGGCAATGCGATCCAGATGGGCAATTGCGTGCCGCACCTGATTTTGCAATGCCGGCTCAAACGCAGCAAGCAGCGATTGCATCAAGCCGGCTTCCCCTAAAATCACCCGCCACTGGTTCAGCCCCAAACTCTGCAAGCACTGCGATAGCAACAGCAAAATCTCGGCATCCGCCATCACGCCGGCAGCACCGAGCAATTCCACCCCAGCTTGGTAAAACTCCTGTTGCCCGCCGTGAATGCCTTCGCCGGCTGTGCGGAACACATTGGCATTGTAGTAAAGGCGCTGGGGATAGGTTGCCCCCGCCATGCGAGTCACCGCCGCACGGGCAATGGAAGCCGTCAATTCTGGGCGCAACCCCAGCACCTCATCCTCGGCGTCGCGCAGTTGGATTACAGTCGATGGCTGGACAGCACCCCCAGCCATCAGCGTGTCCAACCGCTCCAGGGTTGAAGTAATAATTCGGTGATAGCCCCAGCGGCGAAAAACCGTTCGCAAGCGCTCTTCTATCCAGTGTTTTTGAGCCACATCGAGGGGTAATAAATCCCTCGCGCCGGTTGGTGGTTGATAAACCATTATTTTTTCTTCCCGCCACCTCCAAACAACCCTCCAAAGATACCACCACCGGGTTGATCGGGCTTACCTGATTTCGGCGGCGTTTTGGATGTGCCACCCTTGGTTCCACCTTTTTGAGGCGGCTTTTCTAGCAATCTCTTTGCATCTAGTGCCACTTTCTCTTCAGGGTTCAACTGCAAGGCTTTATTAATATGAACCTTGGCCATTGTTGCCTGATTTTGCTTCAAATAAATCATCCCCAATAAGCCATGACACCGACTATTATTCGGCTCAAGCTTGAGGGCGTCCCGCAGTTCGATAATGGCTTGAGCCAAATTGTTTTTGCTCATCCAATCTTCCGCACGCCGGTAGTATCCTTCCGCCCGTGACTCTGCTTTTGGAGGCGGTGGCGGTGGGGGGGCAGTCGTGGAAGCTGCGGCTGGGGGGCGAGTTGAAGTTGCCGGCACCCCTGTTGCCGCCGGCTTTTGAGTCTGCTGGGTTTGCCCAACAACTCCGCCTTTGCTTTCTTGCCGCATCAGATAAACCATATTGAGTTCACTGATTTGGGCGATCACGTCTAGGGTTTGCGATAAAGATTGATACTGAGTTTCTGCTAAATTTGCTACCAAAGTTTTGTAAGCTTTTTCAAACTCACTTGCTTTAGATAACTGTTTTGCTAGATCGCTGTGAAGTTGTATTTTAGATGCCTCTTGAAGACAGCGCTTACCCATCAACCCTAAAAGGACACCATATTCTGCACGTTCACGCTCATTGGAGAATTTCGTGTAGGCGGGACTCACTAGCTTTGAAAATAGATCGCTGGCTAGCTGTTTATCCGCTTCATTGTCAGCCTTGCAACTATCAGGATGCAGGCGACGAGCAATCTTGAGATACCGCTTGCGGATGTCATTAAACTCCGCATCAACAGGAACCCCTAAAATGGCGTGATGATCCGTAAAGTC from Microcoleus sp. FACHB-68 includes:
- a CDS encoding J domain-containing protein — translated: MSFQIEQGLFKFDFTDHHAILGVPVDAEFNDIRKRYLKIARRLHPDSCKADNEADKQLASDLFSKLVSPAYTKFSNERERAEYGVLLGLMGKRCLQEASKIQLHSDLAKQLSKASEFEKAYKTLVANLAETQYQSLSQTLDVIAQISELNMVYLMRQESKGGVVGQTQQTQKPAATGVPATSTRPPAAASTTAPPPPPPPKAESRAEGYYRRAEDWMSKNNLAQAIIELRDALKLEPNNSRCHGLLGMIYLKQNQATMAKVHINKALQLNPEEKVALDAKRLLEKPPQKGGTKGGTSKTPPKSGKPDQPGGGIFGGLFGGGGKKK
- a CDS encoding ATP phosphoribosyltransferase regulatory subunit, translating into MVYQPPTGARDLLPLDVAQKHWIEERLRTVFRRWGYHRIITSTLERLDTLMAGGAVQPSTVIQLRDAEDEVLGLRPELTASIARAAVTRMAGATYPQRLYYNANVFRTAGEGIHGGQQEFYQAGVELLGAAGVMADAEILLLLSQCLQSLGLNQWRVILGEAGLMQSLLAAFEPALQNQVRHAIAHLDRIALETLPLSPDQRERALFLFDLRGRPADVLQRVSQLNLDAHQQQIVNNLKSLVELLNESSAFPVILDLSLIQTFDYYTGIVFEVVSESETGQQVLGQGGRYDQLLGLYHPQGETYPGIGFSLNIEDLHTCLLPGGQLPAYTVPSDWLVVPVSSQADAAAFAYAQKLRQDGDLVRVELDFGQRETPEAVREYAQQRRIKQIAWVKDAGEPEIETLS